Proteins from a single region of Flavobacterium sp. K5-23:
- a CDS encoding Nramp family divalent metal transporter: protein MGKSLEEVHGSVTTQNKKSVFKKILAFFGPAYLISVGYMDPGNWATDIAGGSQFGYSLLWVLLMSNIMALLLQSLSARLGIVTQRDLAQASRETYSPFINYILYFLAEVAIAACDLAEVLGMAIGINLLFDIPLIEGVMITVLDTFLLLFLINKGIRKMEAFIIALVMVIGVSFIFEMIFAQPEMGKVIYGLIPSMPNEAALYIAIGIIGATVMPHNLYLHSSLVQTRNIDRSPAGIKQALKYNFIDSTIALNLAFFVNAAILILAAATFYKVGMYNVAEIQDAHKFLEPLLGTKWAPVLFAVALIAAGQSSTITGTLAGQIIMEGYLNLRIQPWVRRIITRLIAIVPAVIVITIFGEGVTGKLLILSQVILSLQLGFAIIPLIHFVSDKSKMKGFHIGKWTKIASWIVALVIVTLNAKLVLDEISGWLETSDNPIVLWLTVVPLAISFLILLLYIVFKPFVSKSKIDIQNHSPHSLKLQFTKGVICSKKNIAVALDFSSADEVALNNAFELGGIEAVYTLIHVEESVGAMLYGENVEDHETLIDEKLLKEYKEMLSEKGFKVETKLGFGNPNKVIPEIVNAGNFDILVMGTHGHTGFGDLIFGTTVDKLRHKISIPLLVVKQ from the coding sequence ATGGGTAAATCGTTAGAGGAAGTTCACGGATCAGTCACTACACAAAATAAAAAATCGGTATTCAAGAAAATACTTGCTTTTTTTGGTCCTGCATATCTTATAAGTGTAGGATATATGGATCCGGGGAATTGGGCAACTGACATTGCTGGAGGTAGCCAGTTTGGGTATTCTTTACTTTGGGTTTTATTGATGAGTAACATTATGGCTTTGTTGTTACAAAGTTTGAGTGCGAGATTAGGAATTGTTACCCAACGTGATTTGGCCCAAGCCTCTCGAGAAACGTATTCTCCTTTTATTAATTACATTCTCTATTTTCTTGCTGAGGTTGCGATTGCCGCCTGTGACCTTGCCGAGGTTTTAGGAATGGCCATTGGTATCAATCTATTGTTTGATATTCCGCTTATTGAAGGAGTAATGATTACCGTTTTGGATACTTTTTTATTGTTGTTTCTTATCAATAAAGGAATCCGAAAAATGGAAGCTTTTATCATTGCTTTGGTAATGGTTATTGGTGTTTCTTTTATATTCGAAATGATTTTTGCACAACCTGAAATGGGGAAAGTAATCTATGGTCTTATTCCTTCGATGCCTAATGAGGCTGCATTGTATATTGCAATTGGAATCATTGGAGCAACCGTTATGCCACACAATTTATACTTGCACTCTTCATTGGTACAAACCAGAAATATTGATAGAAGCCCTGCCGGAATAAAACAGGCTTTAAAATACAATTTCATCGATTCTACCATTGCATTAAACTTAGCCTTTTTTGTAAATGCCGCCATTTTAATATTGGCCGCAGCTACGTTTTATAAAGTCGGAATGTATAATGTTGCCGAAATTCAAGATGCACATAAGTTTTTAGAGCCGCTTTTAGGAACGAAGTGGGCACCTGTTTTATTTGCAGTTGCTTTAATTGCAGCGGGTCAAAGTTCCACTATAACAGGAACATTAGCCGGACAAATAATTATGGAAGGATATCTTAATTTAAGAATCCAACCTTGGGTACGTAGAATAATCACACGACTAATAGCAATTGTTCCTGCCGTTATTGTGATTACTATTTTTGGGGAAGGGGTAACAGGAAAATTACTGATACTAAGCCAGGTGATTCTGAGTTTACAACTTGGGTTTGCGATTATTCCGCTGATTCATTTTGTGAGTGATAAATCAAAAATGAAAGGATTTCATATTGGTAAATGGACTAAAATCGCTTCTTGGATTGTTGCTTTAGTTATTGTAACGCTGAATGCAAAATTAGTTTTAGACGAAATTTCAGGGTGGTTAGAAACTTCAGATAATCCAATAGTATTATGGTTAACAGTAGTTCCTCTGGCGATTAGTTTCTTGATTTTGTTGCTGTATATCGTATTTAAACCATTTGTTTCAAAATCTAAAATAGACATTCAAAACCATTCTCCACACAGTTTAAAACTTCAGTTTACTAAAGGGGTAATATGTTCTAAAAAGAATATTGCCGTAGCATTAGATTTTTCAAGTGCTGATGAGGTTGCCTTAAACAATGCTTTTGAGTTAGGAGGAATTGAAGCTGTATATACTTTAATCCACGTGGAGGAATCAGTAGGAGCAATGCTTTATGGCGAAAATGTTGAGGACCACGAAACCTTGATTGATGAAAAATTATTGAAAGAATATAAAGAGATGCTTTCCGAAAAAGGATTTAAAGTAGAAACCAAATTAGGGTTTGGTAATCCAAATAAGGTGATACCGGAGATTGTCAATGCAGGGAATTTCGATATTTTAGTAATGGGAACGCACGGTCATACTGGGTTTGGAGATTTGATTTTTGGAACTACAGTCGATAAATTACGCCATAAAATTTCAATACCTTTGTTGGTTGTAAAACAATAA
- a CDS encoding metal-dependent transcriptional regulator, which translates to MTHSEENYLKAIYHLALVSNADVSTNSIAELMDTKASSVTDMLKKLAEKDLVNYKKYQGVSLTDKGGLAAKMIVRKHRLWEVFLVEKLDFSWDEVHDIAEQLEHIKSEKLINKLDDFLGNPTEDPHGDPIPNADGQILKIEKQLLSELTENQKGICVGVKDTSSEFLKYLDKQEIALGSIIEIIGKESFDLSYKIKVDGKSLTISNKIASNLFVKLT; encoded by the coding sequence ATGACACACTCAGAAGAAAATTATCTCAAAGCCATATACCATCTTGCATTAGTTTCAAATGCTGATGTAAGTACAAATTCCATTGCGGAATTGATGGATACCAAAGCGTCATCAGTAACAGATATGCTTAAAAAATTGGCTGAAAAAGATTTGGTTAACTATAAAAAATACCAAGGCGTATCTCTAACGGATAAAGGAGGCTTAGCAGCCAAAATGATTGTTAGGAAACACCGTCTTTGGGAAGTTTTTTTAGTTGAAAAACTAGATTTCTCCTGGGATGAGGTGCACGATATCGCGGAACAATTAGAACACATAAAATCAGAAAAACTGATAAATAAGTTGGATGACTTTCTTGGGAATCCTACCGAAGATCCTCACGGAGACCCGATCCCAAATGCTGACGGACAGATATTAAAAATCGAAAAACAACTGCTTTCTGAATTAACAGAAAATCAAAAAGGGATATGTGTTGGCGTTAAAGACACTTCCTCTGAATTCTTGAAATACTTGGATAAGCAGGAAATTGCGCTTGGTTCCATAATTGAAATCATTGGTAAGGAAAGTTTTGACCTTTCTTATAAAATCAAGGTTGACGGTAAGAGTTTGACTATTTCGAATAAAATTGCGAGCAATCTATTTGTAAAGCTAACTTAA
- a CDS encoding TonB-dependent receptor: protein MKNLIPFLFFCILINTASFAQVTIKGKVTSDGMPLPLANIVLKNTKNATISNGDGLYSLKKVSVGNYEVVASYTGFKSQRKNITVTDTVTITLDFNLKENNSLDEVVITGTLKPVSRIESPVPVEVYKPVFFQKNPTANIFEALQNVNGVRPQLNCNVCNTGDIHINGLEGPYTLVLIDGMPIVSGLSTVYGLSGIPNSLLERIEIVKGPASSLYGSEAVGGLINIITKNPKNAAAFSADSFITDWGELNVDLGFKANIGKTASLLTGINYFNYSNPVDNNNDNFTDLTLQDRISVFQKWNFNRKNNKLFSMAGRYFYEDRWGGELQWEKKHRGGSEVYGESIYTKRWELLGAYELPIAEKMLFSFSYTDHDQNSVYGNIPYLAKQRIGFGQLTWDKKLNNHDLLFGTALRYQYYDDNTPATVKEDINWIPSLFVQDEIAINENHKILLGARYDYNNNHGSIFTPRLAYKWKIDDNNILRFNTGTGFRIVNLFTEEHAALTGSRDVIVLEELKPERSYNANINYLKKMYTGNGNFIGWETTAWYTHFSNSIIPDYDSNPNQVIYKNLDGFAVTKGISTNLDMVFNNGLKLILGATFMDVSKTENNIRSRQLLTEKFTGTWAISYRINKMFLDVDYTGNVYGPMRLPLLGDLDPRKEYSPTWSIQNIQFTFNKFKNIEIYAGVKNLLNWTPNKGNPFIIARTNDPFDKNVDYDTNGNVQTTADNPYALTFDPGYVYGPNQGIRSFFGLRYTLK, encoded by the coding sequence GTGAAAAATCTAATACCGTTTTTGTTCTTTTGTATTCTAATTAATACTGCATCATTTGCCCAAGTTACCATAAAAGGGAAAGTAACTTCTGATGGGATGCCTCTACCCTTAGCCAATATTGTGCTGAAAAACACTAAAAACGCAACTATTAGCAATGGAGATGGTCTTTATAGCTTAAAAAAAGTGAGTGTTGGAAACTATGAAGTTGTAGCTTCTTATACCGGCTTCAAATCCCAAAGAAAAAATATTACTGTTACTGACACCGTTACCATAACATTAGATTTTAACCTAAAAGAAAACAATTCCCTGGACGAAGTGGTAATAACCGGAACATTAAAACCGGTATCCCGAATAGAAAGTCCCGTTCCTGTGGAAGTGTACAAACCGGTGTTTTTTCAAAAAAACCCAACAGCAAATATTTTTGAAGCCCTACAAAATGTAAATGGTGTACGTCCTCAATTGAATTGTAACGTTTGCAACACCGGTGACATTCATATTAATGGTCTTGAAGGCCCTTATACCTTAGTGTTAATTGACGGAATGCCTATTGTTAGCGGACTTTCGACGGTTTATGGCTTGTCTGGAATTCCCAATTCATTATTGGAACGTATCGAAATAGTGAAAGGCCCCGCTTCTTCTTTATATGGAAGTGAAGCCGTGGGTGGATTAATCAACATCATCACGAAAAACCCTAAAAACGCAGCTGCTTTTTCGGCAGATTCTTTTATCACTGATTGGGGCGAACTGAATGTGGATTTGGGTTTTAAAGCTAATATTGGTAAAACCGCATCTTTGTTAACTGGAATAAATTACTTCAACTATAGTAACCCAGTTGACAACAACAACGACAATTTTACAGATTTAACGCTACAAGACAGAATCTCGGTTTTTCAAAAGTGGAATTTCAATCGCAAAAACAACAAATTGTTCTCTATGGCGGGGCGTTATTTTTATGAAGACCGTTGGGGTGGCGAATTGCAATGGGAGAAAAAACACCGTGGAGGCAGCGAGGTTTATGGCGAAAGCATCTATACCAAACGCTGGGAATTGCTTGGTGCCTATGAATTGCCAATTGCCGAAAAAATGTTGTTTTCCTTTTCTTATACGGATCACGACCAGAATTCGGTTTATGGGAACATTCCTTACTTGGCTAAACAACGCATCGGTTTTGGACAGTTGACTTGGGATAAAAAATTAAATAATCACGATTTGCTTTTTGGAACAGCTCTACGTTACCAATATTATGATGATAATACTCCAGCAACTGTCAAGGAAGACATCAATTGGATACCGAGTTTGTTTGTCCAAGATGAAATTGCCATAAATGAAAACCATAAAATACTTCTTGGAGCTCGTTACGATTACAACAACAATCACGGTTCGATTTTTACGCCCCGATTAGCCTATAAATGGAAAATAGATGACAACAATATTTTGAGATTCAATACCGGAACAGGGTTTAGAATCGTCAATCTTTTTACCGAAGAACACGCAGCCCTAACAGGATCACGTGATGTGATTGTACTTGAAGAGTTAAAACCGGAGCGTTCCTATAATGCCAACATCAACTACCTGAAGAAAATGTACACCGGAAACGGAAACTTCATCGGTTGGGAAACAACGGCTTGGTACACGCATTTCAGTAATTCCATTATTCCAGATTATGACAGCAACCCCAATCAAGTTATATACAAAAACTTAGATGGATTTGCCGTTACAAAAGGGATAAGCACCAACCTGGATATGGTTTTCAATAATGGCCTGAAATTGATTCTTGGCGCGACATTTATGGATGTGTCCAAAACAGAAAACAACATCAGATCTCGTCAATTGCTTACGGAGAAATTCACGGGGACTTGGGCGATTTCGTATCGAATAAATAAAATGTTCTTGGATGTGGATTACACCGGAAATGTTTACGGACCTATGCGTTTGCCTTTATTGGGAGACTTAGACCCAAGAAAGGAATATTCGCCTACTTGGAGTATCCAGAACATCCAGTTTACTTTCAATAAATTCAAGAATATAGAAATTTACGCAGGGGTAAAAAACTTGCTGAACTGGACACCGAATAAAGGAAACCCGTTTATTATTGCAAGAACAAATGATCCATTCGATAAAAACGTTGATTATGACACCAATGGAAATGTACAAACCACTGCTGATAATCCTTATGCCTTAACCTTCGATCCGGGTTATGTTTACGGGCCTAATCAAGGAATTAGAAGCTTTTTTGGTTTAAGATATACTTTAAAATAA
- a CDS encoding DUF4856 domain-containing protein: protein MQYRNIFLASMAVLALTATSCSTDDAPAELAVPTAYSFNRNATTSVDFSGQKSRLLMLDAMGEYIKVNATIGVNDTKLVAMYSNTGSPFSASDLNASGKQLFDKTASSTDYFSLNLGGGSSVEQQAVRNLFSATFVDAKNASQGATAAAGVAGLYLDVSTSGTSKRLFAANGLEPQQVLLKGMMGACFMDQIVNNYLSVNKLDAVTTKADNTNKVLVSGKNYTEMEHNWDEAYGYIYGADDLTTTPSTPVYKFWSSYINQVNADVDFNTVSADINLAFRKGRAAITANDYATRDAQINIIKTKIALIPAVRAVFYLQEGKGKLTVDGGAKAFHALSEAYGFIMSLRYTNKPGTNNPYFSKSEVDTMLASLTSGTNGLWDINTLPAKCDAISIQIATKFGFTVTQAATVN from the coding sequence ATGCAATATAGAAATATTTTTTTAGCTTCAATGGCGGTCCTAGCCTTAACTGCCACATCTTGTTCCACTGACGATGCTCCAGCTGAATTAGCTGTTCCAACAGCATATTCATTTAATCGTAATGCAACAACCTCTGTTGATTTTTCAGGTCAAAAAAGTCGTTTGTTAATGTTAGACGCAATGGGAGAATATATAAAAGTCAACGCAACAATTGGAGTAAATGACACAAAATTGGTTGCGATGTACTCAAATACTGGAAGCCCTTTTTCTGCTTCAGATTTAAATGCTTCTGGAAAACAATTGTTTGACAAAACAGCTTCTTCAACTGATTATTTTAGTTTGAATCTAGGAGGGGGATCTTCAGTAGAACAACAAGCGGTTAGAAATCTTTTCAGTGCTACATTTGTAGATGCTAAAAACGCAAGTCAAGGAGCAACTGCTGCTGCTGGAGTAGCGGGTCTTTATTTAGACGTTAGCACTTCCGGAACAAGCAAAAGGCTTTTTGCTGCAAACGGTCTTGAGCCACAACAAGTATTGTTGAAAGGTATGATGGGTGCTTGTTTTATGGACCAAATCGTAAACAATTACTTAAGTGTAAATAAGTTGGATGCTGTAACTACTAAAGCAGATAATACAAACAAGGTACTTGTGTCTGGAAAGAACTATACCGAAATGGAGCACAACTGGGACGAAGCTTACGGGTACATTTATGGTGCAGATGATTTGACCACTACACCATCTACACCAGTATATAAGTTTTGGAGCAGTTATATAAATCAAGTAAATGCTGATGTTGATTTCAACACGGTTTCTGCCGATATTAATCTTGCTTTCCGTAAAGGTAGAGCCGCAATTACTGCCAATGATTATGCTACTCGTGATGCACAAATTAATATCATTAAAACTAAAATCGCGTTAATTCCTGCCGTTAGAGCGGTGTTTTATCTTCAAGAAGGTAAAGGGAAATTAACTGTTGATGGCGGGGCAAAAGCTTTTCACGCTTTATCTGAAGCTTATGGTTTTATAATGTCATTGCGTTATACAAACAAACCAGGTACAAACAACCCTTACTTTTCTAAATCAGAAGTCGATACGATGTTAGCGTCTCTTACTAGCGGAACAAACGGATTGTGGGATATAAATACTTTACCGGCTAAATGTGATGCAATTTCGATTCAAATTGCCACTAAATTTGGTTTCACTGTTACTCAAGCGGCAACAGTTAATTAA
- a CDS encoding HTTM domain-containing protein produces MNFNLNNYINKYTEAATLAFFRLAFGLMMVLSIIRFISYGWVEKLYIDPKFHFTFYGFEWVKPLGNYTYLLFFICGLSAFFVALGYKYRMAIIVFFFSFTYIELLDKTTYLNHYYFISIISFLLIFLPANASFSIDAFKNKNLVFQKIPSWNLDILKLMLGIVYFYAGLAKLNSDWLIDAMPLSIWLPGNANLPLIGSILEKTWAHYSFSWIGALYDLAIPFLLLYRRTRVFAFVLVVIFHILTRILFPIGMFPYIMIVSSLIFFDSSLHLLFFKKIASVLKFSAEYFENGKTKIQNYNGLYKTKVAFLMAFMAFQLAFPFRYLLYPQELFWTEEGYRFSWRVMLMEKAGYANFIITDSKTKNSFQVNNSQFLTTFQEKQMAFQPDFILEYAHYLHDYYSKQGVTNPEVRVESYVALNGRLSQPYINSKINLIQEYESFKHKTWILPFNDEIKGF; encoded by the coding sequence ATGAATTTCAATCTAAATAACTATATAAACAAATACACAGAAGCCGCAACGCTAGCCTTTTTTAGGCTGGCGTTTGGTTTAATGATGGTTTTGAGTATCATCCGTTTTATAAGTTATGGATGGGTTGAAAAACTTTATATTGACCCAAAATTCCATTTTACTTTTTATGGTTTCGAATGGGTGAAACCCCTAGGGAATTATACTTATTTGTTGTTCTTCATCTGCGGATTATCCGCATTTTTTGTTGCTTTAGGGTACAAATATCGAATGGCGATTATCGTTTTCTTCTTTAGTTTTACGTACATTGAATTGTTAGACAAAACGACCTATCTCAATCATTACTATTTTATTTCCATAATTAGCTTTTTGTTGATTTTTTTACCCGCTAATGCTAGCTTCTCCATAGATGCTTTTAAAAACAAAAACCTGGTTTTTCAAAAAATCCCTAGTTGGAATCTAGATATTTTAAAGCTAATGCTGGGAATAGTCTATTTCTATGCGGGATTGGCAAAACTAAATTCTGACTGGCTGATAGACGCTATGCCGCTTTCTATATGGTTACCCGGAAATGCAAATCTACCATTGATAGGTTCGATCTTGGAAAAAACTTGGGCTCATTATAGCTTCAGTTGGATTGGCGCACTTTATGATTTAGCCATTCCATTTTTATTATTGTATAGAAGAACCCGAGTTTTCGCTTTTGTTCTAGTCGTGATTTTCCATATTCTTACCAGGATTTTGTTTCCTATTGGGATGTTTCCCTATATTATGATCGTCAGTTCACTGATTTTCTTTGATAGTTCGCTACACCTTCTCTTTTTTAAGAAAATAGCATCTGTATTAAAATTCAGCGCGGAGTATTTTGAAAACGGGAAAACAAAAATTCAAAATTATAATGGATTGTATAAAACCAAAGTGGCGTTTCTGATGGCATTTATGGCGTTTCAATTGGCATTCCCTTTTCGTTATCTATTGTATCCCCAAGAGTTGTTCTGGACTGAAGAGGGTTATCGATTTTCGTGGCGAGTAATGCTTATGGAGAAAGCCGGTTATGCTAATTTTATCATTACAGATTCAAAAACTAAAAATTCTTTCCAGGTTAATAATAGCCAGTTTTTAACCACTTTTCAGGAAAAACAAATGGCATTTCAGCCTGATTTTATATTGGAATATGCCCATTATTTACACGATTATTATTCAAAACAAGGCGTGACTAATCCCGAAGTTCGAGTAGAAAGCTATGTCGCACTCAATGGTCGACTTAGCCAGCCTTATATCAATTCAAAAATAAATTTAATACAAGAATATGAATCATTCAAACACAAAACTTGGATTCTTCCTTTTAATGATGAAATTAAAGGCTTTTAG
- a CDS encoding imelysin family protein — protein MKKVILFLGIAAMLFACSGESSSSNTDTFDRKGMLENWADNIIIPSFQNYQSKTSALATASATFTTTPTEANLTALRASWLEAYKAYQKVAAFEVGKAHDLMFRYYNNSFPVSVSDINANIAAGDNQLDLLTKFDEQGFPALDYLLFGVGNDTASILAKYTTDTNAAKYKSYLMAVSTRIKSFSDLIVADWTTGGYRTAYVLNNGTGVSSSTNKTINLFVQYYEYYLRSVKIGFPAGKFSATTRPSDVEAYYKNDISKELLEIGLQSSKDFFNGKHFNSTTTGLSLKAYLDYLNVVRSGESLSTTILSKYAEASTSIGVLNASFSQQIQTDNTKMLAAFDALQKNVVCFKIDMIPALNVVIDYQDNDGD, from the coding sequence ATGAAAAAAGTGATTTTATTTTTAGGTATTGCGGCTATGTTGTTTGCCTGTTCAGGCGAAAGTTCAAGCTCCAATACGGACACTTTCGACAGAAAAGGAATGCTAGAAAATTGGGCTGATAATATCATCATTCCAAGTTTTCAAAACTACCAGTCTAAAACAAGTGCTTTAGCAACAGCTTCAGCTACTTTTACGACTACACCTACTGAAGCTAATTTGACAGCACTTAGAGCTTCTTGGTTGGAAGCTTATAAAGCGTATCAAAAAGTGGCTGCTTTTGAAGTAGGAAAAGCACACGACTTGATGTTCCGTTACTATAATAATTCATTTCCAGTTAGCGTGTCTGACATTAACGCTAACATCGCTGCAGGTGATAATCAATTGGATTTATTGACAAAATTTGATGAGCAAGGTTTTCCTGCCTTGGATTATTTATTATTTGGTGTGGGAAATGATACCGCTTCAATTCTTGCAAAATATACTACTGATACGAATGCAGCTAAATATAAAAGTTATCTTATGGCGGTAAGTACTCGTATAAAATCATTTTCTGATTTAATCGTTGCGGACTGGACAACTGGTGGTTACCGTACAGCGTATGTATTAAACAATGGAACAGGAGTAAGTAGTTCAACTAACAAAACAATCAATCTTTTTGTACAGTATTATGAATATTACCTTCGTTCTGTAAAAATAGGATTCCCAGCCGGAAAATTTTCAGCAACTACAAGACCTTCAGATGTAGAAGCATATTATAAAAATGACATTTCAAAAGAACTATTGGAAATTGGACTTCAATCTTCTAAAGACTTTTTTAACGGAAAACATTTTAACTCCACAACTACGGGATTAAGTTTAAAAGCCTATTTGGATTATTTAAACGTAGTACGTTCAGGTGAAAGTTTAAGCACTACGATTCTAAGTAAGTATGCTGAAGCATCTACTTCTATTGGTGTTTTGAACGCTAGTTTCTCTCAACAAATTCAAACTGACAACACTAAAATGCTTGCTGCTTTTGATGCTTTGCAAAAAAACGTTGTCTGCTTTAAAATTGATATGATTCCTGCATTGAATGTTGTAATTGACTACCAAGATAACGATGGTGATTAA